A portion of the Desulfovibrio sp. TomC genome contains these proteins:
- a CDS encoding WbuC family cupin fold metalloprotein: MRHIETSAEVRTAAEPVRFMTQSDIRDLKDGAARNDSGKLRLCLHRELDDPVHEMCIVHLAHVFVPPHKHIGREESFLVIEGRALLVLFDTAGNPDVVQEVGNYASGLPFYCRIPENTYHCLHFLSEAFVFHEVTQGPFLPESSAFAPFAPPPDSSEAINTFRAFLASLKEVR, translated from the coding sequence ATGCGCCATATCGAAACCAGCGCCGAGGTCCGCACGGCTGCGGAACCCGTACGCTTCATGACCCAATCCGACATCCGCGATCTGAAGGACGGTGCGGCCCGCAACGACAGCGGCAAATTACGGCTGTGCCTGCATCGGGAGCTTGACGACCCTGTGCATGAGATGTGCATTGTGCACTTGGCGCACGTCTTTGTTCCGCCGCACAAGCACATAGGGAGAGAAGAATCCTTTCTGGTCATTGAAGGCCGGGCCTTGCTCGTTCTTTTCGACACGGCCGGGAATCCAGATGTCGTCCAGGAAGTTGGAAACTACGCATCAGGATTGCCCTTTTATTGCCGCATTCCTGAAAACACCTATCACTGCCTGCATTTTCTCAGTGAAGCATTTGTCTTCCACGAGGTCACCCAGGGGCCCTTCCTCCCTGAGTCCTCTGCATTCGCCCCTTTCGCACCGCCTCCTGATTCCAGCGAGGCGATCAACACGTTCCGTGCGTTTCTCGCATCCTTGAAGGAGGTCAGGTGA
- a CDS encoding class I SAM-dependent methyltransferase, with amino-acid sequence MLTLSCRSCHTASLSELIDFGPQPVAHNFLAHGTDPDPLVHPLRLHRCEFCGLIQIVDPINPELLYKDYNYCFSTWKPQPHALEEADLVAASASPAGSVLEIGCNDGFFLDLLRERGVGHVEGIEPNPLAAAAAEAKGLSVTRGMLSEACEALSQNGRMGIFDVVVARQVLEHIVDLDDFFDAVQALLKPDGRLFVDIPDFEGALQRGDCSSIWEEHVSYFTRDILLGILARHGFAPETERQYNFSGGTLAILAKRTSTSQIPQQTVSRMEALAYPDKVTAYGKALRERLAALREAGFRTFLYGAGCRSCTVINALKLGPLLDAVVDDQPEKQGRFMPGSKLPILALESGEARDEPAAFLLGVNMENEGIVSNKIRTYWSAPLRMASICSPNNIMAELDKLTP; translated from the coding sequence ATGCTGACGCTGTCGTGTCGTTCCTGCCACACCGCATCGCTTTCCGAACTGATTGATTTTGGTCCGCAGCCGGTGGCCCACAACTTCCTGGCGCATGGGACTGACCCCGATCCTCTTGTGCATCCTTTACGACTGCATCGATGCGAATTTTGCGGTCTCATACAAATCGTCGATCCCATCAACCCCGAGTTGCTCTATAAAGACTACAACTATTGTTTCAGCACCTGGAAACCGCAGCCCCATGCCTTGGAAGAAGCCGACCTGGTTGCGGCATCCGCGAGCCCGGCGGGGAGCGTGCTGGAGATCGGCTGCAACGATGGTTTTTTCTTGGATCTTCTGCGTGAACGAGGGGTCGGGCACGTAGAGGGCATCGAGCCGAACCCACTGGCCGCCGCCGCCGCTGAAGCCAAAGGATTGTCTGTCACACGGGGTATGCTCAGCGAGGCCTGTGAGGCGTTGTCTCAAAATGGGCGTATGGGAATATTTGACGTTGTCGTCGCCCGGCAAGTTCTTGAACACATTGTCGATCTGGACGATTTCTTCGACGCAGTCCAGGCACTGCTCAAGCCCGACGGGCGACTCTTTGTGGATATTCCTGACTTTGAGGGTGCGTTGCAACGCGGTGATTGTTCCTCCATCTGGGAGGAACACGTGAGCTATTTTACCCGCGACATCCTGCTTGGTATTTTGGCTCGCCACGGCTTCGCGCCCGAAACCGAGCGCCAGTACAATTTCAGCGGCGGGACGTTGGCCATCCTTGCGAAACGGACCAGTACGAGCCAAATCCCGCAGCAGACCGTTTCCCGGATGGAGGCCCTGGCCTACCCCGACAAGGTCACAGCCTATGGCAAGGCCCTGCGTGAGCGGTTGGCAGCATTGCGCGAGGCAGGCTTTCGGACCTTCCTTTATGGCGCCGGATGCCGCAGTTGCACCGTGATCAATGCCCTGAAACTTGGGCCGTTGCTCGATGCCGTCGTTGACGACCAGCCAGAAAAGCAAGGCAGATTCATGCCCGGGAGCAAACTCCCCATTCTGGCTCTCGAGAGTGGGGAAGCGCGGGACGAACCCGCCGCCTTCCTGCTTGGAGTCAATATGGAAAACGAGGGCATTGTCAGCAACAAAATCCGGACCTATTGGTCCGCTCCCTTGCGTATGGCTTCGATTTGTTCACCCAACAACATCATGGCTGAGTTGGACAAACTCACGCCTTGA
- a CDS encoding SDR family NAD(P)-dependent oxidoreductase: MPNPNRHALVIGASRGSGKIAALTLAREGFQVSAFGRRPAAAVGTLPDTITYASCDILDPEAFEKAFEAAIETYGDWSALVFFQRYRGPADDPDGEYRTSICATQRIVEMAAKDMTPGQNRSIVFVGSLAARLVVPEQDVFYHACKAAMVHMAHYYAVRLGPFGIRVNCVSPAVVLKDESRSFYESQEDLLKLYKEIIPLGRMGTSQDISDLVAFLCSGRSSYITGQDIVIDGGIGLQAQEGLARRLTGTVS; the protein is encoded by the coding sequence ATGCCCAACCCAAACAGGCACGCTCTCGTTATTGGCGCCAGCCGGGGCAGCGGCAAAATCGCGGCCCTGACCCTTGCGCGTGAAGGGTTCCAGGTTTCGGCTTTCGGACGCAGACCGGCTGCTGCAGTTGGGACACTTCCAGATACAATAACCTACGCAAGCTGTGATATCCTTGACCCGGAGGCATTCGAAAAAGCCTTCGAAGCAGCCATTGAGACCTATGGCGACTGGTCTGCATTGGTCTTCTTTCAGCGTTACCGCGGTCCGGCGGATGATCCTGACGGTGAATACCGCACCAGTATCTGCGCCACGCAACGGATCGTTGAGATGGCCGCCAAGGACATGACTCCTGGTCAAAACCGCTCCATAGTTTTTGTAGGGTCCCTGGCGGCACGTCTGGTTGTTCCCGAGCAGGACGTCTTTTATCATGCTTGCAAAGCTGCCATGGTCCATATGGCACACTACTATGCTGTTCGACTTGGTCCTTTTGGCATTCGAGTCAACTGTGTCTCTCCAGCTGTTGTGCTCAAAGACGAATCTCGTTCTTTTTATGAATCCCAAGAAGATTTACTAAAACTCTATAAAGAAATCATACCTCTTGGAAGAATGGGAACTTCACAGGATATTTCTGATCTTGTAGCATTTTTATGCAGTGGTCGATCTTCATACATTACCGGTCAGGACATTGTTATTGATGGTGGGATTGGTCTGCAGGCCCAGGAAGGCTTAGCGAGACGTTTGACAGGAACCGTATCTTAG